The Emys orbicularis isolate rEmyOrb1 chromosome 9, rEmyOrb1.hap1, whole genome shotgun sequence genomic sequence AAGAGGATGACCCTGGAAACCTTTCTGCTTTAGTTTTGCCATGGAGACCCAAGCTGGTTCAGAGGTAACAGTTTCCAAATGCGGACTAGGGACTTTTTCTATAAAAGAAGCATTTTGGAAGTAAAAAAGGGATTTAGGGCAAGTCTATCAAAACCTAAACAGTTTTGTGTTTTAAATCCTTCAGCGAATACACTTTGAAAAGGGTGAAGATAACATTAATTTCCCTGCTGATTTTGTCTTTGTTCCTCGGCAAGGATGTTTGTCCTTTTTATCTACTGGAGTCTTTAAAGTCAATCGGGGCAGGATTCAGCTCTCAAAGCAACATGCTGACGGTACAGGCTAAATGTAGAGTGATGACCATTGTTCTGTTATGTAATCCAGTTAGAGACAAGCTGCCTTTTCGTTTCCcaaattttttagaaaaaaattacaacTAATGTGATACCTGGTTAAGTTCTAAATTGCATTGGCCTGGCAATTAGCTGAAAACAAATTCTCCAAATTCCACAAAAACTGGGCAAAAATGGCCCATTTTATATTTCTGATGCCCGGTTACTATTCTAGCTTGAACATACTCTATGGTGGAACCTACGAATTTTCTTGAATAGCCTAAACCCAAGATACAAGTCCAAACTGACATCAGCTgagttacaccagggctgaatagGGTCCTGTATTTCAGGGTCAAGGCTATTAAAGAAAATTTTTACTCTTTTCATATCCCTGGTTTGCCGCTCTTTGTAATGGCCTTGCACAGCCATTATTCTCAACAGTCTTTGGATACAAGTATAGCATAAATACCTGAAAGTTTGTTAGAGTGTTGCTTCTTTGAGACTTCTTCAGGTTTTGTTTTGGGGGCATTTTTCTCTTCCACGACAGCTGATTTTTTAGCTAAAGCTTTCTGGTTGCCTGGAAGGCTGTGAGGTGGCCTCCCAGTGCCTACTGATTTTTGATCCTCCTTGACAGAACCAGAAGAGGTGGTGTGAACAGCTAATGGAATCTGCTTTGGAGATTCACTGTGGTACTTTAGCAAAGAGGATGTTCTTCTCAGTCTGATCCCAAATGGGTTTTCAGCATTCTGTGTTTCATGCTCAGCCCCCTCCATGGAAGAATTCAAACTGGCCTTGTTGCTCTCATTATCCCTCTCAAACCCTTCAGGGTTGTTTTTTGTAGACTCTTGCCTGGTGGTATCTAAGTGAGCTGTTCCTTCAAACAACTCTGGTCTTATGGGAGAGGATGGGGAGCTTCTAGCACAGGAATCTTCCTTGGAATTTGAACCCCCCGAAAGAGATCTTTGCCAAGCAGGAGCAATAGTAAATCGAACTGGTTTTGTAGCAGCAGATTTCAATGGACTCTTTATATTTTCCTCTGGAGATTTgctttctttccttgttttctcttGAGAAGTTACGCCGCCTAACTGGTTCTGCTGACTGTCACCACTAAGAGGGATACAACTCTTGAAGCCAGCCAAACTGGAGGAGGCAAGGCATCCGATGGAATGTTTTTCCAAGTTGTTGGATGCATCTGTCTCCTGATTGCTTTGGCGAGCCTTTGAAACAGGACAATGCATTTCTGATTTCAAATGTAGCTCCTTGTTCACTTTACTCTGAGGCAACATTCGATCTATATCTGACACAGACACAACTGAGTCTTTTTGTAGGGATGTTGTTGAATCTACATTGTCTTTGGTTGGCTGAAGTTCCGTAACTTTGCACCTGTCTTTATCATCTTCTGCTGCTGGGGTATTTTCAGGCACTGAAACAGCCATGCACTCTACTTCAGAGGACGTCTCCAAAGTGGCTAAAAGAACCTGGGAAACGCACCCTGCAGGATCTGAATCAGGCCAGAGGAAGTTGTTCTCATCGGTACAAGGCTGATCTTCCACTTTTCCTACAAGTGCCACACCACCGTCTCCAGGCTCTTTGTCACTTTGGTCTACAGGTTGTTTTAAGGATACCTTTGTGGCATCCTCCTTTTCCATGGAAATGCCATACAAGTCAGATGCTAATGTGTCCTGAAATACAATTGCTTCTGGTTCAGTCTGTAgagattcaaaaagttcaatTACTTCATCAGTATTTTGCAGAAGTAGTTTGAATTCACCAATAGATTCATCAGAGCAGTAAGGTACCAGTACTTCCTCTGCCTTGTTCTCCTCCTCAGACTTTGCTAGAGAAGACTGCACATTTGGAAAGGACACTGTTACTTTAGATTGATGGTCTGTTTCTATAGGGCATACATCCTCTTCTAGCAAAGTACAAACTATGTCTGCAGGGGATACAGAATTCCGAGGGTTACTTGTGGAATTGTCAGTCTTTGTTATGGCCTGTGTCTCCTTAGCACCACTTCCTTTTCCATTATTCTCCTCCCAGACCAATGAACCTGTGttgaacaaaagaaaacaaatttatgCTTGATGGTTACAATGAAGACTCCTGCACTCCTCAACCCCCCTGCAATTTACTAGATGCCCACGGCTGACAAACATACTTAAAAATGGGGGatggactggctggctcaggagaCTGGTAATGAAATACATTGGCTTCCGTTGGAATATAGCCAAGGCTAGTAGTAGTTGAAAGCTGCTGTCGCCAGGTGCCTGCTCAGCAGCTGATGTATCAAATGCATTGTTGCTTTCAGTTCAGATCCTAGTGTGCCAGTATCTACATCAGTAAAATCACCATAACTATTGGCACTATTACTGGTAGTCTCAGGGATGCAGTATCTGAAATGGCAGCTGGGGGCAGCTCACCCCGCTGATATCTGCCCTATTCCTGTTCTTTGGCTTTGGAACCTCGACCTCTAGAACTGCCCCCTTTCACAAACGCTGAATTCACCAGAAATAGTGCAAATACACCAGAAATAGTGCAAAGAGATGCCCAACTACGTACCACGCAGAGCTGTGAGCTGTTAAGAACCCTCAATCCCTGTTCACTTCAACGTGGCTTGCAGGCACTAAGCACTTCATAGGCAACACTTAGCATCCTGCAGGGTCAGGCCTTGAGTTTGTAACATTGTCAGTGTTTTGTTAAACCAATCAATCAATGTATTTATAACGCACTGATCAAAATCAGGGATTCTAATAACGGGCTGTTTGGGAGAAATGGCAGCTGATTTTACTATTGCAGTGAGAATCAATTATCAGCCaaaaaaatagaggaaaaaatgGACCTGCTTGTACATAAGCTATTTAAAGTCACACTACACACTGTCTCAAGATGGTTTGTTCCAAAGGTATAATGCTCAGGCAGTATTTACAGAtgtaggataaaattttcaatagTGCCTAGGTTACTTAGAAGCAtaatcaatgagatttaggctcccgTGTGAgataggtgctttggaaaaatgTTACACCTAGTGTGATTTCTGTTTTAATGCCTTCCGCAGAGTTCATCATCGTTCTGTTTAGCAGAGCACATCATTCTTTTCTCACTTTCAAGCACAGTCTGCCAGCTCTCAGGCAGAGGGGACGGagtttgggatttaaaaaaaagtaaaagctgCCTAATTTTAAAAGGGCTGTAATAGAATTCTGTTAACAGACTTAACAATTTAGCCTTCAAAATTATGCCTTACCTGCCCAATTTTCATACTGGTCAGCATCAAGGAATTTTGTTGTACTTTTCTTTTCTGCAGTTACAGGAAGACTCTGTTCCTTTTCCAGTTGTTCCAGCTAGTGGGATTCAAAAAAGATGCTTGGGTTGGTTCAAAGTAAAGACTTTTGCACAAAACTTACACTGTATGTaacttcattttgaaaaatataaacataCACAAGAAAAAATCCCTGTATTGTAACTTCAACAATACAATGAATGAATGTTGCTACTCCAATGAATTACATAGCAAGACATCAAAGCTTTAAAACTACAAATACAGTACTTCAGTTTTTGGTGAGTACCAGAAACATTCTAAGACAGATACATTTTGAGAGGGAGTGTTTTCAAGACATGACAAAGCTACATGGGTGTATAGAACAGAACAAGTCAGAGATGTCATCATCAGTTCAGGTCACTAGAAATGCCACAGGAGAATTCGCTATTCTCCTCCAGTGTTGTAGTTTTATCTGCTGCAGTGCAAAGAGCATCAAATAAAGATTCTGTAAGAGCTGTGCTGCCACTGAAGCCTAGCCACTTGGCAGGGCAGGAGTTCATGTCTCCAAGGGGGCAGAGAGCCACCCTTGGGAATTCGTACTCTGCCTAGCAGCAGTAAATCCAGAACAGATTTTCAAGAGGAAATGCTCCTGGTGCAGAAGGGAGCATCTTGCATAGAGCAGTTCCTCCCCATTTCTGCCACACTCTGCCCAGCCTATGGGCCCCAGTCCCACAATATGTTTCCCAGGGCTCTGTAGAttcccagggggtgggggagatagaCTCCCTACCCCAGTGCCACCCACTTTTGCTTCTCTCTGCCAGTGGAAGTGGAAGACTACATGTTCCATGCATCCATCTGTCTGAGCAATCGGTTCCCAGATCTATGGAGCTGCTAGGACTGACATTCAGCCCAAGGCTGCTTACAGTAGCTCAACTACTCTGCCTCCTTGAGATGCAAAAGATTACAGATAAGGCTGGTCTGAGGTTGTTTAATAGTTTTTTCTAAGTAAATTGGCTTTTCaaatacaaactttttttttttaaagaaaaagtttaaTTTGAAGTTTTTCAATTAAACAATTAGAAACTAAAAACCCCTTTCATTTTATTCAAATCAAATAGGACTGAAAACAAATCTGGTTTTGGCGTTCCCCCCTTTCTTTTCCTTCCAGTGGAAAAAGGGAGGTGGGACAGAGAAATGGAGGGAgggaacaaaaaagagaaaatttcatttcaatttgaatGACAGCAACAAaacaaattacacctctaccccgatataacgcgccccgatataacacgaattctgatataacgcggtaaagcagtgctccgggggggcagggctgcgcactccggcggatcaaagcaagttcgatataacgcggcttcacctataacgcagtaagatttttttggctcccgaggacagagttatatcgaggtagaggtgcaaTTGTGAAtcatttcagtgaaaaattccaaaccaaacaaaattttagtttcattcaaaaatttccttggaaaagAATTCCCATTTTTGACTGGCTCTGAGACAGCTACAGAATTCTCTATTCTATGGATTATTCCCATGTCAAATTCTACTTCCACAGTTTAATTCTCACTGTAGCAAAATTCTCCCCTTCACGGCCATTCAGTCAGAGTTTTAAGGCCAAAACAGGACTAGGTGTCTGTTCCTGTCtctattaaagccaatgggaagattcccattggctttaatcACTTATCCtcctgtttaacatattcatggACCCCAGAGTGGGGGAAGAACAGCAAAGGCTGCACACACTTGCACCCGTCTCCCTTTGCTTTGCACTCATCCTCCAGAAAAGACTTACAGGGGTTTGCTGGTTCTTACTGGTAAAAACTCTCTGTTTCCGTGGGTTTATTGCTATCCTGTGCCTAGCTGCCGAGGTATCCAGGCAGCCCACGGGACTGGCAGGGGTGTTGAAGTCAACGGGAAGCAAGCCGCTGGCTTGTGTGGCTGGAATCACAAGCACCATAGAGGACAAAGGGCTGACAGGTCTAGAGGAAGCATCAGAGGGTACCTGCAAAACACAAACACATCGCTATTTATTTTGCTCAGATTTTCTGTGCATCTGATCCTGGTTCCCATTGCCTATCTCACCAGATTGGTTTAGAAGCAAATATACTCAAAATCAGatctataaaaatattaaacagctgaattttttgttgttgttgcataaAACACACCCTCTTCCTGGATGCGTCCATTCTTCTAGCGGCTTCTACTTGCAATTAACGTTTACGCTTAGTTTTTTCTGATCGATGGCATTGTAACACAAGTGAGACACACATAGTAACATTCCTCTCCCAATTCTTATTTGAATGAGCAGTTAGCAGTATCTTCTTGTACCAGCAGGAGACACTGCTGCGTTTTTATAACAAGGTCTTTTTGCTTTTCCTCATGAGAGCAAGCAGATACTCTGCAGCAGTGTGATTGCTGACGGTCACAAAAGAAAGACCACTCTCTGTTCCCCACCAACTCTAAGAAAGTTACTATTGATTAATTTGTTCTTTcactcttccctctccctcaaacTCGCAACAGAATTCACATGTCCCTTTCCATCTAGCAGTCCTGTATTATTTTTGAGATAAATATGCTACGCACAGGACAGCCCCACAACACTGCTATCCTTGGGAATCAAATATTTGTCATTTTAGCAAGAAATGATGCTATTATAAAGTGAGTCGGGGGAAATGTGTGCAGTGAAACCCAAAACCATGCAAAGTTAGTCTGGTTTTGTTACAAACTTGAAACTCAGACCAAGTTTGCTGGAAGGTTCGCAAAGTTGCACAGACACTTCAAGCAAGCTTTATCGGCGTGAAAAATCTGCCATTTTCCATGGTTCCACCACAATACCCAGTGAAACATCCCAGTTTGGACTGAGTTTGGCATTCTCCTTTTTGGGTTTGCTTGAACTTAAAACAGGGTCAAGAAGGAGTAATCTATGCTGATCAAATAAAATGTTCCTACAAACCTCTTTGAAGGGAATGTGCAGAGTTCCCCATATTATTTATAATGTGGCAAAGTTATAATGTCTTATTACACAGTTTCAGTCTCAGGGTCGGTAGGCATACATCAGACAGTGAGAATACATGGGGAAATTGCCTTTTAAGGCTGCTACATAGCTTCATTCAGATGAAAATTCCATTGTAAAGATTCCTGGGCAAGTATTTAATAAGTGAATATTTTAGATTTGCTGGGCTCAAAGTCACAGACTTAAGATGAAAATATTGGTTACCATGATGAAATACAGTATTGTGCATTAAAGAAGAATCATGATCTACAAGGTCCTCCAACGGTACATAGTATGGTCACTTTAAGAAAGTATCTGCTCTTAATCTTGGCCTGGGCCAAGGCCTGTCAGATTTAATTCAAACCATCAGGCTGCATCTGGTTgcctaaaatttattaaaattcCTTTAACTCTGATTGTAGGAAAGTACTCATTCTCAGCTTGGTTTTTAAATGCAAGATTGGAACTGGAGCTGTGCTCTAAAAGGCTTTCCCCGTCTGATCTGCAGTATTAGTCTAGGTATATACATTACAtgcttttcattttaagaaaaagaaaagcaactccCACTTTCTTAATCACTGTTGACTTTTTAAGTTCATGGAGCTAAAACAAAATCAACACTGAATTTATTAATTCAGTTTTAGATTCTCTTTTTCACAGTGTGTAAATTCAGGAGAAGTTAAAAGAACTAAAGCAGCAAACTGTTATTGGTCCTGTAGAATTATAATAATAGGTTCAGCAAATCttagaaaaagaaaacagtaaCTGTTGCTCATTTCCCTCATACAAGTTCTTTCCTCTAACAGTTTTTAAATGACTCTGGCACTCTGAATTCAAGATGATTAGGGAAGACATCTGTGCTGTAACTGGAATTCAAGCAGAAGGAAAATGTTGCAACTAGAGAGGATTTTCCTTGAGAAGTGTTTGGGGCAGGAAACTTTCCTTGTGTGTTGGACTTCGCTTTGCTCTTTAATTAATTAGAGTTAAAGCAGCCAACAGGGAAGTTAGATTGCTGTAACAGCCATTTGGCAAAGGAGTTTAGCCCTGGGTGAAAGCTCTGgaagagggaaagggaaaaaaaagatttgctGTGATGTTTTTGGAGTAACAGCCCATCCTTATCTTTTAAGCAGTCAGGAAGTGTACATTTATAAATACTTAGGCCACTAATGGGAGTCACACACATGCCCCCTGAGAGCTTCCTAAAGATGAAGACAGCAGCAGAAGCACTCAGAGAATCCTGGAAGCCAGTGGAGGCCTTGATGTCACGTTACCCATCCATTTCAGCAAACCCAGCAGACTGCTAAAATCAAACCATTACACTGTGTGAAATCCACTTAAGCCAGGACTGTGATCAAGGCCACTTGTTCTTTACTTAGCACGAAGCAAAGGGAATTCTGTTAAACGGAACAACTAGCTATGGATTTATAATTGCTGTTCTGTTCAGTTTACTGGTTCATGCTCTACTAATTCAGAGCTTGATATTAAAAGCAAAGGGTACGAATGTTACTGCACGATTGATGATTGTTTAAGGGAAGacgttttaatttaaaataaatgtaaatacaaCATCAAGCTAGGCTGTTGAGAAAATCTTTGGGAGAAGGGACAGATGCTGCACtgtgaagaaagagaaaaagactaTACAGCTTCCCGGCAATTGGAGGAAGAAAGCAGGAGCTGACAAGTAGTGGAGCTCTGTGCACCACAGAAAGTTATTTCTCTTCTTCCCTGCTTCCCCCCTTTCTGCACAGAAGACCAGGACATGAAACAGGcaaataggagggaaggaaatcaTGGTCAGCGGGAAGCAgatattttccatggaaaaattagAAGGAACCACCAGTAGCCAGGCTACGGAAAGGATAGTCTGGCTAATATAAATGGGCAAAGGGACTGATTTTGACTAGAACTGGTAGAACCATTAGTTGAACCATGGATTCAATACacataatgagattttttttttttaaacaagtgcaAGTTACTTGGACCACTTTGACTTTAGGATTATTTGCCCAGTCCAGTTTGTGACCCACTAGGAGATATAGCTTTCTGGGTGGAGCAGCaattggggggagagagaaggcgGTCTCCGGGAGAGAGCAGAGGCCTGCCATTCCTAAAGAGCCTCACATCCCCCCTCGCCCCCACACTCCAGAAAGCGATAAAGCCAGAAACTACCAGGCGAGGCAGTACTTGCTCTCAACcacaggcagaggagcagggtcAGTCTTGGGAAAACACCCTCCTCTCCCATCCTCCTCAGAGGCTTAGTGGCAGGAGAGGGTGTAAGGGAAGAGAAGGCCTCCTGAGCAGTTTGATTAGAGACTGAGGGTTTGGCCTTGGAGACGCTGCTCGGCCTGAGTAGGGCCCTGTGAGTGGAGCCCCCTCGGGAGGGTGCACGGGGCTGTACACAATTTTCTGCCACCATGCTGCCTTGGCCTTACTTGCAGTTCCTACTAGATAGCTGAAGAGttaattcttcttc encodes the following:
- the KIAA1210 gene encoding acrosomal protein KIAA1210 homolog, encoding MAGFYNCLKSKNDYIMATGPTDVIQPPEAGETTEECAGKKKSKFQTFKNFFAKKKRKESPAPRGESNLKPSQSSSDVSIPAPDTIALHSPTEPGSKGSMGNKALSHDSVFIFESAPENTAGDMSSQENIPGKVKTLQLQLQQNIRLGSSPLVITGRKLEDTGAVSEDDGLPKSPPEISTLHEVLTCSPSKSSNPVQRHSSLSLGGTDSEDEQVPSDASSRPVSPLSSMVLVIPATQASGLLPVDFNTPASPVGCLDTSAARHRIAINPRKQRVFTSKNQQTPLEQLEKEQSLPVTAEKKSTTKFLDADQYENWAGSLVWEENNGKGSGAKETQAITKTDNSTSNPRNSVSPADIVCTLLEEDVCPIETDHQSKVTVSFPNVQSSLAKSEEENKAEEVLVPYCSDESIGEFKLLLQNTDEVIELFESLQTEPEAIVFQDTLASDLYGISMEKEDATKVSLKQPVDQSDKEPGDGGVALVGKVEDQPCTDENNFLWPDSDPAGCVSQVLLATLETSSEVECMAVSVPENTPAAEDDKDRCKVTELQPTKDNVDSTTSLQKDSVVSVSDIDRMLPQSKVNKELHLKSEMHCPVSKARQSNQETDASNNLEKHSIGCLASSSLAGFKSCIPLSGDSQQNQLGGVTSQEKTRKESKSPEENIKSPLKSAATKPVRFTIAPAWQRSLSGGSNSKEDSCARSSPSSPIRPELFEGTAHLDTTRQESTKNNPEGFERDNESNKASLNSSMEGAEHETQNAENPFGIRLRRTSSLLKYHSESPKQIPLAVHTTSSGSVKEDQKSVGTGRPPHSLPGNQKALAKKSAVVEEKNAPKTKPEEVSKKQHSEPAWVSMAKLKQKGFQGHPLAKGHKREDKMDQDERVTCASENLLGKNLTPSLCAQEKKSQMKTTMSATAAVTLGPMAQEASVVPTTEKETRQSCNLPMTPCSSTEPPWLSLAKKKAKAWSEMPQIVQ